The following proteins are encoded in a genomic region of Gouania willdenowi chromosome 6, fGouWil2.1, whole genome shotgun sequence:
- the yaf2 gene encoding YY1-associated factor 2 isoform X2, with product MGDKRSPTRKPRPVSQLVSQQQVTQQFVLPSQPKKDKKERVEREKSDKEPALKKNSHKKMRPRLKNIDRSSAQHLEVTVGDLTVIITDFKEKARPSSTTASSSSSTSSADHHSQNGSSSETTEKGLSCSSSPRGDGSAINGESH from the exons GAAGCCTCGACCCGTTTCACAGCTCGTCTCTCAGCAGCAGGTAACGCAGCAGTTCGTGTTGCCCTCGCAACCCAAAAAAGATAAGAAGGAGCGCGTAGAGAGGGAGAAGAGCGACAAAGAGCCGGCGCTTAAGAAGAACAGTCACAAGAAGATGAG GCCCAGATTAAAAAACATCGACCGGAGCAGTGCCCAGCACCTGGAGGTGACGGTTGGGGACCTGACAGTCATCATTACAGACTTTAAGGAGAAGGCCAGGCCCTCATCCACCACcgcctcctcctccagctccacCTCCTCAGCCGACCACCACAGCCAGAACGGCTCCAGCTCAGAAACCACAGAGAAGGGCCTGTCCTGCTCCTCCTCGCCCCGAGGAGACGGCAGCGCCATAAACGGAGAGTCCCATTGA